One segment of Candidatus Buchananbacteria bacterium CG10_big_fil_rev_8_21_14_0_10_42_9 DNA contains the following:
- the holB gene encoding DNA polymerase III subunit delta', translating into MKSGSFNWPVIGHENIIHYLQTGIQNHSLAHGFIFSGPQGIGKKTTLRYFLASIFCQSQTKLPCMSCPACEQVKKHVFPDIEWVEPELDDKTGHLKKNISIGQIKRLKDKLGKYSFHQTYKVAVINQAEALSVEAANSLLKLLEEPSGETVIVLVASDYHNLLPTIISRCQVLSFRPVPQKLIVGWLNEQGVSKDKAEAMAHLASGRPGMANKFFRNQEFYELQLAVAISFINVLDKTIAERLNYVSELLKKNGQNYTAKSISALKEINVWQLVLRDLLHLQIIGPKYVHHYGLLPALEKLSHQVTTRRLMLKIGALENLKRMLKNNANPQLVLENAIINLI; encoded by the coding sequence ATGAAATCAGGTAGTTTTAACTGGCCGGTGATCGGACACGAAAACATTATCCATTATTTGCAAACCGGTATTCAAAACCATAGCTTGGCCCATGGTTTTATTTTTTCCGGGCCACAAGGCATTGGTAAAAAAACAACACTAAGATACTTTTTGGCCTCAATTTTTTGCCAATCACAAACTAAATTGCCATGCATGTCGTGCCCGGCTTGCGAGCAAGTCAAAAAACACGTTTTTCCTGATATTGAGTGGGTTGAGCCCGAGTTAGATGATAAAACCGGCCATTTAAAAAAGAATATATCCATCGGGCAAATCAAGCGATTAAAGGACAAATTGGGAAAGTATTCTTTTCACCAAACTTATAAGGTGGCGGTTATTAATCAGGCTGAGGCTTTATCGGTTGAAGCGGCTAATAGTTTGCTCAAATTATTAGAAGAGCCAAGCGGGGAGACTGTTATTGTATTAGTAGCAAGTGATTATCACAATTTATTGCCGACTATAATTTCACGCTGCCAAGTTTTATCTTTTCGGCCAGTGCCGCAAAAGCTAATTGTTGGTTGGCTTAATGAGCAGGGGGTGAGCAAGGATAAAGCCGAAGCTATGGCGCATTTAGCTTCCGGCCGTCCGGGGATGGCGAATAAGTTTTTTCGCAATCAAGAATTCTACGAACTCCAACTTGCGGTGGCTATTAGTTTTATTAATGTTTTGGACAAGACGATTGCTGAGCGTTTGAACTACGTATCAGAACTGCTAAAAAAGAATGGCCAAAATTATACCGCAAAATCCATTAGCGCCTTAAAAGAAATAAATGTATGGCAGTTGGTCTTGAGAGATTTACTTCATTTACAAATCATTGGGCCAAAATATGTTCATCATTACGGCTTGCTCCCCGCGTTAGAAAAACTAAGCCATCAAGTTACTACCCGGCGATTAATGCTTAAGATTGGAGCTTTGGAAAATTTGAAAAGAATGTTAAAAAATAATGCTAACCCACAGTTGGTGTTAGAAAACGCAATTATCAATTTGATATAA
- a CDS encoding rod shape-determining protein, whose protein sequence is MIKKIGIDLGTTNTLVFIPKRGVVINEPSVVAVSTIDKKILAVGEEARAMLGRTPDTITAMRPLKDGVIADYKTTAAMLRYFVNKALGGIRLFRPEVMVAVPAGITSTERRAVIDATIAAGAKAAYIIKEPIVAAIGADIPIGSPSGHMVIDIGGGTSEMAVISLGGIVAATSVRIGGNHFDAAIVEYIRRTYGLNIGERTAERIKIEIGSAMYLEDRLSMDVRGRDAISGLPKTIRITSDDVSEGIQNELEGIIAAVKDVLHKTPPELSADIIDKGIIMTGGSSQLRNIDQLIQRATNVPVYVADEPLICVAKGTGIALENLESYKRSILAMR, encoded by the coding sequence ATGATAAAAAAAATTGGTATTGATTTGGGAACAACGAATACTTTAGTTTTTATTCCAAAGCGCGGCGTAGTTATTAATGAACCGTCAGTGGTAGCCGTATCAACGATTGATAAAAAGATTTTAGCGGTGGGCGAAGAGGCCAGAGCTATGCTTGGACGCACGCCAGACACGATTACCGCGATGCGGCCGCTAAAAGATGGCGTCATTGCGGATTATAAAACCACAGCTGCTATGTTGCGTTACTTTGTGAATAAAGCTTTGGGCGGCATTCGTCTCTTCCGGCCGGAAGTGATGGTGGCGGTTCCGGCGGGGATTACTTCAACTGAGCGCCGAGCAGTAATTGACGCGACAATTGCCGCCGGCGCAAAAGCGGCTTACATTATTAAGGAACCAATTGTGGCGGCAATTGGCGCGGACATCCCAATTGGCAGTCCTTCTGGCCATATGGTTATAGATATTGGCGGTGGCACGTCAGAGATGGCGGTTATATCTTTGGGTGGGATTGTGGCAGCGACATCAGTTAGGATTGGCGGCAATCATTTTGATGCAGCGATAGTTGAGTATATCCGCAGAACTTACGGTTTAAATATTGGTGAGAGAACGGCGGAAAGAATAAAAATTGAAATCGGTTCTGCCATGTATTTAGAAGATCGTCTAAGCATGGATGTTCGTGGCCGTGACGCCATTTCTGGTTTGCCAAAGACTATACGCATTACTTCCGACGATGTCTCTGAAGGCATCCAAAATGAATTAGAGGGCATTATTGCGGCGGTGAAAGATGTGTTACACAAAACCCCGCCTGAGCTTTCAGCCGATATCATTGATAAAGGCATTATTATGACCGGCGGCTCAAGCCAGCTTCGAAATATTGATCAATTGATTCAGCGCGCAACAAACGTGCCGGTCTATGTTGCCGACGAACCATTGATTTGCGTCGCCAAAGGCACCGGTATTGCCTTGGAAAATCTTGAAAGTTATAAACGATCAATTTTAGCGATGCGATAA
- a CDS encoding NAD(P)H-hydrate dehydratase produces MIITKKQVMLPKRKRTSHKGQNGNVLVIGGSYDFVGAVVLAGLAALRSGVDWVTIMCPEKVGWAIHCLTPNLVTRKVKTEFFSARHIPLALKEEQKYDVVLIGNGISLKSKAFCRGFLRRSLKPLVIDADAVKAVRIQDVDNAILTPHHKEFELLLKNSKLTERNFQKYLKYNIVIVKGAVDTIYTRGKIFKNKTGNPGMTKGGTGDVLAGLAVGFLAQSGDLLQSAINATFFNGLIGDILFKKHKGYSYLASDMVDEIKAMRSRNFSPR; encoded by the coding sequence ATGATAATAACCAAAAAACAAGTAATGCTACCCAAGCGCAAAAGAACCAGCCACAAAGGCCAAAATGGCAATGTTTTAGTGATTGGCGGATCGTACGACTTCGTTGGCGCCGTAGTTTTGGCGGGTCTGGCGGCATTGCGCTCTGGCGTTGATTGGGTAACGATAATGTGTCCGGAAAAAGTTGGTTGGGCAATCCATTGCTTAACGCCGAATTTAGTAACCCGCAAAGTGAAAACGGAGTTTTTTTCAGCTAGACATATTCCCTTAGCGCTTAAAGAAGAGCAGAAATATGATGTGGTATTAATTGGTAACGGCATTTCGTTGAAGTCAAAAGCGTTTTGCAGAGGTTTTTTAAGGAGAAGCCTAAAACCGTTGGTAATTGATGCTGACGCTGTAAAAGCTGTGCGAATACAAGATGTTGATAATGCTATTTTAACGCCACATCATAAGGAGTTTGAATTATTACTTAAAAATTCAAAGCTAACTGAACGTAATTTTCAAAAGTATTTAAAATATAACATAGTCATTGTAAAGGGGGCGGTTGATACTATTTACACGCGGGGCAAAATTTTCAAAAATAAGACTGGTAATCCGGGCATGACCAAAGGCGGCACGGGCGATGTTTTGGCAGGGCTAGCCGTGGGTTTTTTAGCTCAAAGCGGAGATTTATTGCAATCAGCTATCAATGCTACATTTTTTAATGGGCTGATTGGTGATATTCTTTTTAAAAAACACAAAGGTTACTCATATTTAGCTTCAGATATGGTAGATGAGATAAAAGCGATGAGATCGCGTAATTTTTCTCCTCGCTAG
- a CDS encoding secondary thiamine-phosphate synthase enzyme gives MKFTVTTKGHYDFIDITPQVAEAVSGAKVKSGIVLVFVAASTAAITTMEYEEGIIHDLISLFEAWAPEKSDYEHHQKWGDANGAAHMKSAIIGTDQSIPVENGELKLGTWQQIVLIDFDEKPRNRDIIVKVI, from the coding sequence ATGAAGTTTACTGTTACGACAAAAGGCCACTATGATTTTATTGATATTACGCCGCAAGTAGCTGAGGCGGTGTCAGGGGCTAAGGTTAAATCAGGCATTGTTTTAGTTTTTGTGGCTGCTTCAACCGCAGCCATTACAACGATGGAATATGAGGAGGGGATTATCCATGACTTGATTAGCCTATTTGAAGCTTGGGCTCCGGAAAAGTCTGATTATGAACATCATCAAAAGTGGGGTGACGCAAACGGAGCCGCGCATATGAAATCGGCAATTATCGGAACAGACCAAAGCATACCAGTGGAGAACGGTGAATTAAAACTTGGCACCTGGCAGCAAATTGTGCTAATTGATTTTGACGAGAAGCCGAGAAATAGAGACATTATTGTTAAAGTCATTTAG
- a CDS encoding acylphosphatase, with protein sequence MNKRLKITIEGEVQGVSFRYYAKAEADSLGLQGYIKNLPDGSVYVEVEGSDNALSKFVTWCHDGPKHAQVREINVDSVSELKGFKEFEIQFQ encoded by the coding sequence ATGAATAAGCGGTTAAAAATTACTATTGAGGGTGAGGTGCAGGGAGTGTCGTTTAGATATTACGCTAAAGCCGAGGCGGATTCGCTGGGGTTGCAGGGGTATATTAAGAATTTGCCGGACGGTAGCGTTTATGTCGAGGTTGAAGGCAGTGATAATGCTTTAAGTAAATTTGTGACTTGGTGCCACGATGGGCCTAAGCACGCACAGGTGAGAGAAATAAATGTTGATAGTGTTAGTGAATTAAAAGGGTTTAAAGAATTTGAAATACAATTTCAATGA
- a CDS encoding thioredoxin family protein codes for MALMYSVQLPIGSKVIDFKLPATDGQIYSPKDFLNHQGLLVIFTCNHCPYAKASLPILIELYKEFGASVPFVAINPNDEVNYPDDSFSAMKDKAKEWGISFPYLRDDTQEVAKSYQAQCTPDVYLYENDNGLKLFYHGRINDNWQEPDKVIQHSLRDALKALVNAEDPPKHQRPSMGCSIKWKNE; via the coding sequence ATGGCATTAATGTATTCAGTCCAATTGCCGATAGGCTCCAAAGTAATAGATTTCAAGCTACCCGCAACTGACGGTCAAATATATTCACCAAAAGATTTTTTAAACCATCAAGGGTTATTAGTTATTTTTACTTGTAACCATTGTCCTTACGCTAAAGCATCATTGCCAATACTAATTGAATTATATAAAGAATTTGGCGCCAGCGTACCTTTTGTGGCGATTAATCCAAACGACGAAGTAAATTATCCCGATGATTCATTTAGTGCAATGAAAGATAAGGCAAAAGAGTGGGGAATTTCTTTTCCATACTTAAGGGATGATACTCAAGAAGTGGCTAAGTCCTATCAAGCCCAGTGTACACCTGACGTTTATTTATATGAAAATGATAACGGCTTAAAACTTTTTTATCATGGGCGTATTAATGATAACTGGCAAGAACCAGATAAAGTGATTCAACATAGCCTTCGTGATGCTTTAAAAGCTTTAGTTAATGCTGAGGATCCACCTAAACATCAACGTCCCTCAATGGGCTGTTCGATAAAATGGAAAAATGAATAA
- a CDS encoding RNA 2',3'-cyclic phosphodiesterase: protein MRKRLFIGIEIPSAWQKELANCCYALDQADIKCTVPGNIHITVTFLGNVEVSDIPSLIDGLRLATNSLTSFDLTFESIIFAPPNRPAKMIWALFQYSHDFKLLVHQMRDAVKAFSSKDDHKNPIPHATLARIKSSVDTNNINLSQPDFKRNLSVTSVVLFESVLLPKHPEYTLLQRFTLQ from the coding sequence ATGCGTAAGAGGTTATTTATAGGCATTGAGATACCTAGCGCTTGGCAAAAAGAACTGGCAAATTGTTGTTATGCTTTGGATCAGGCAGACATTAAATGTACAGTGCCAGGCAACATTCACATAACAGTTACTTTTTTAGGTAATGTCGAGGTGAGCGACATTCCTAGCCTAATTGACGGCCTAAGGTTGGCAACAAATTCTCTAACAAGTTTTGATCTTACATTTGAGTCAATCATTTTTGCCCCGCCTAACCGCCCAGCTAAAATGATTTGGGCGCTTTTTCAATACAGTCATGATTTTAAACTATTAGTTCATCAGATGCGTGACGCGGTGAAAGCATTTTCAAGCAAAGATGACCATAAAAATCCTATCCCGCACGCAACTTTGGCAAGGATAAAAAGCTCCGTTGACACTAATAATATAAATTTAAGTCAGCCGGATTTCAAGCGCAATTTAAGCGTTACAAGCGTTGTATTATTTGAGTCAGTGTTATTGCCAAAGCACCCTGAATATACACTTTTGCAGCGTTTTACATTACAATGA
- a CDS encoding arsenate reductase, which produces MAEIIIYEKPTCTKCRMANTFLKNLGLKFTKINYYEKPLTEKKLQALIKKMGVPAGKLLRTKEPIYRDLKLAKKDLSDKELVKLMIKYPDLLQRPIVEKGDKAVLGRPTENLQALV; this is translated from the coding sequence ATGGCAGAAATTATTATTTACGAAAAACCAACTTGCACAAAATGCCGTATGGCCAATACTTTTTTAAAAAATTTAGGATTGAAGTTCACAAAGATTAACTATTATGAAAAGCCGCTGACTGAAAAGAAACTTCAAGCGCTGATCAAAAAGATGGGTGTGCCGGCCGGGAAATTACTTCGAACCAAAGAACCAATTTATCGTGACTTAAAATTGGCTAAAAAGGATTTGTCTGACAAGGAGTTGGTTAAGTTAATGATCAAGTATCCGGACTTATTGCAACGGCCAATTGTAGAAAAGGGGGATAAAGCGGTGTTGGGCCGCCCAACAGAAAATTTGCAAGCATTAGTTTAA
- a CDS encoding HAD-IB family hydrolase, which produces MAARKEVKLAAFDIDGTIFRSHLFIELIRAFVREGVFPKTAQKEVEIEYTAWLNRTGSFVDYNNKLIEIYLRYIKNKTYASVFNVAKKVVAIYKDRDYVYTRNLIKDLKKKGYYILAISGSPNFIVKQYADYKGFDTYYGTVLEVQKGKFTGRIFSEDTYLNKDKVLEDFISWSKLPVNLSKSIGVGDTESDIPMLKLVGQPIAFNPNRALADYAKTHGWPIVVERKDVIYELKNYIFK; this is translated from the coding sequence ATGGCGGCAAGGAAAGAAGTTAAACTCGCAGCTTTTGATATAGACGGAACTATTTTCCGCTCGCATTTATTTATTGAATTAATTCGGGCTTTTGTCCGGGAGGGTGTTTTTCCCAAAACAGCCCAAAAAGAAGTTGAAATAGAATACACTGCCTGGCTTAATCGCACCGGAAGCTTTGTAGATTATAACAATAAGCTAATTGAGATCTATCTAAGGTACATTAAAAATAAAACATACGCGTCGGTGTTTAATGTGGCAAAGAAAGTGGTTGCGATATACAAGGACCGTGATTATGTTTACACACGGAATTTAATCAAAGACTTGAAAAAGAAGGGCTATTATATTTTGGCAATTTCTGGCTCACCAAATTTTATTGTGAAACAATACGCTGATTACAAAGGTTTTGATACTTATTATGGCACGGTATTGGAGGTCCAAAAGGGTAAATTTACTGGGCGGATTTTTAGCGAAGACACATATTTGAATAAAGATAAGGTCTTAGAGGATTTTATTAGCTGGTCTAAATTGCCAGTCAACTTGTCAAAATCAATTGGGGTTGGGGATACTGAAAGTGATATTCCAATGTTAAAACTAGTTGGCCAGCCAATCGCGTTCAACCCCAACCGGGCACTAGCCGATTACGCTAAAACCCACGGTTGGCCAATTGTGGTGGAGCGTAAAGATGTTATCTACGAGCTTAAAAATTATATATTTAAATAA